In Solimonas sp. K1W22B-7, the DNA window TTCGGCAGCTGTGCCTCGTTGGCCGTGACCGGCCCGGTGGGCGGCACGACGTGATCGTAGAAACCGCCCCACTCGTCGTAGCAGATGACCATCAGCGTGCGCTCCCACTTCGGGCCGTCGCGCAGCGCGCGGTAGATGCCATCGAGGAAGGCCTGGCCGTTGCGCACGTCGGCCTGCGGGTGATCGTCGTTGGAGGCGCCATCCGGCGATTCCATCAGGAAGCGCGGGTCGACGTAGCTGACCTCGGGCAGCAGGCCCAGTGCCGCATCGGTGTAGAAGGTGGCGGCGGGTCGCGAGATCAGCAGGTGTTTCGTGCCCCACAGCGCGGTCAGCGGCAGGTCGTTGAAGTAGTAGAGGCCGCTGTGGCCCTTGTCGGCGAGGCGGCTCCAGATCGTCGGCAGCTGCGAGATCGTGAAGTCGTTGGAACGGCGGTCGGTCTCGCCCGAGTGCATGTAGATGCGGTTGGGGTAGGTCGAGGCCAGGATGCCGTGGAAGTAGCGGTCGCAGATCGTGAAGTGTTCGGCCGCGCCCTTGTAGAAGGGCAGGTCGTCGGCTTCGTAGTAGCCGATCGGGAAATGGTCGGTGTCGACGGCCGTGTCGCCGATGGTGTCCAGCCAGCCGTTCATCTTGCCGTTGTTGAGATGCTTGCGCCCGCCGTCGTAGCCGTGGTTCGGGTCTTCCTTGCCGCAGCCCTGGTAGCCGTAGTCCTCGCGCGAGGCGAGGTGGAAGCTGTCGATCTGGCGCCCGGCCTTGTCCGGGAACTTCAGCCCGGCCTGGCGGCCGTCGGCACCGGGCACCCAGCCCAACATGTGGTCGAAGGAGCGGTTCTCCATCATCACCACCACGACGTGGTCGATGCCCGAGTCCTCCGGGGCCGGCAGTGGCGCGGTGGGCGCCGCCGCTCCCGGGTCGGTGGCGTCGCTGCTGCTGCAAGCGGACAGTCCCAGCGCGGGTGCGGCGGCCAGGCCGGCCAGCAGGCGGCGGCGTGAAGCGTCGATGGCATCGTCTTGTGGCTTGCTCATGAGTTCCCCGGGCCCCGGTCGGGCCCCTCAGGCTGGCGGATTTGTATGTCAGTGTTTTGCAGCAAAAGCCGGTGCGCCGCCAGCGCGGCCGGCTAGTAAAAATGGCCTTGACGCGAAATTTTCATCTTGGCCGCAGCCCGGTGCGGGCATGCTTCCGCTTTTACGGACAACCCGCCTTTCCATGACCCACGTCCTGTCGCGCCTTTCCGCCCTGGCCCTGCTGCTGATACTGGGTGCCTGCACCGGTTCCGATCCCGACGCCGGCAATCCGGATACCGGCACTCCCGGAGCCGCCAAGGCCTGCGATGCCTACACCGGGCCGGCGGTCGCGTCCCTGCGCCACTACCGCGGTGCGCTGCACGAGCACAGCTCCTACTCCGACGGCGACATCCACTCGATTCCCGCCGACTACTACGCGGCCGCCAAGACGGCTGGTCTGGACTTCATGGGGGGCAGCGAGCACTCCGACAGCCTCGATCCGCTGGTGTTCATTTCCTTGGGCAACGATTGCTTCAGTACGCCGGACGGCCTGCTGACCTGCCTGACGCCCAGTGTCGATGAGCTCAACAAGTGGAACTCGATCGGGAAGCAGTCGGAGGCGGCCAGCGATGCGGACTTCCTGGCCTTCCGCGGCTTCGAGTGGACCTCGGATCGCTTCGGCCACATCAACGTCTTCTTCGGCAAGGACCAGACCAATGCCAAGACCGACGGCGGCTACCTGCTGACGATGGAGTCGTTCTGGAGCTGGTTCACGCGCTCGCCGGACACGCTGCTGCTCGGTGGTGGCGACGACAGCGTCGCGGTCTTCAACCATCCCGACGACAAGACCCTGGGCGACTTCGACCCCGGCCGCAACTGGTGGATGCTGCGCCACGTGCCGCAGGCCGACGAGCGCATGGTCGGCATGGAGCTGTACAACAGCGGCGGCCGCCGCGACTACTACGCCGACTGGTATGCGCTGGCGCTGGACAACGGCTGGCATGTGGGCGCGGTGAGCGGCGAGGATGAGCACGGTACGAACTGGGCGAATGCCGAGCTGCCCAAGACCGTGATCCTGGCGCCGGACCTCGCGTCCGCCACGATGAAGGACGCGATGCTGGCGCGGCGCATGTACGCCGTGGTCGGGGGCGAGGACGTGGTGGTGGATTTCCTCGCCGAGGGGCACCCGATGGGTTCGCGCCTGAGTTGCGGGGCCGGTACCAGCGTGCCGCTGCATGTCGCTGTGCGACGCCGTGACGGCGGCAGCTACGACGGCCGCATCGCGCTTTTCGACAAGGCCGGCGAGCCGTTGGCGCGCAGCACCGGTTCCAGCCTCGACTACAGGCAGCCGGTGTCGGCCACGGAGCGCTGGTACTACGCCCGCATCGAGAACGCCGCGGGCGAGTCGGTGGCCTATACCAGCCCGGT includes these proteins:
- a CDS encoding alkaline phosphatase family protein, with product MSKPQDDAIDASRRRLLAGLAAAPALGLSACSSSDATDPGAAAPTAPLPAPEDSGIDHVVVVMMENRSFDHMLGWVPGADGRQAGLKFPDKAGRQIDSFHLASREDYGYQGCGKEDPNHGYDGGRKHLNNGKMNGWLDTIGDTAVDTDHFPIGYYEADDLPFYKGAAEHFTICDRYFHGILASTYPNRIYMHSGETDRRSNDFTISQLPTIWSRLADKGHSGLYYFNDLPLTALWGTKHLLISRPAATFYTDAALGLLPEVSYVDPRFLMESPDGASNDDHPQADVRNGQAFLDGIYRALRDGPKWERTLMVICYDEWGGFYDHVVPPTGPVTANEAQLPNDGRLGFRTPCVLIGPRARKGHVSHLQLDVNSILNFICWRFGLDKLGARGDWSMNLAHALDFGSAPRTDKPEFPVPAGPFGANCSNGLPVILPNGGLTELLGSLTSADIKQAQHNLEWLGLRDLAKANGFAVR